A genomic stretch from Canis lupus familiaris isolate Mischka breed German Shepherd chromosome 15, alternate assembly UU_Cfam_GSD_1.0, whole genome shotgun sequence includes:
- the EVA1B gene encoding protein eva-1 homolog B → MDAPRRDMELLSNSLAAYAHIRANPESFGLYFVLGVCFGLLLTLCLLVISISCAPRARPRGPAPRRDPRSSALEPDDDDDDDDEDTVTRLGPDDTLPGPELSAEPDGPLSVNVFTSAEELERAQRLEERERILREIWRTGQPDLLGSGTLGPGPTATGTLGRMHYY, encoded by the exons ATGGACGCCCCACGGAGGGACATGGAGTTGCTCAGCAACAGCCTGGCGGCCTACGCGCACATCCGCG CTAACCCCGAGAGCTTCGGCCTCTACTTCGTGCTGGGAGTCTGCTTCGGGCTGCTGCTCACCCTGTGCCTGCTGGTCATCAGCATCTCCTGTGCGCCCCgcgcgcggccccgcggccccgctccGCGCCGGGACCCCCGCAGCAGCGCCCTGGAGcccgacgacgacgacgacgacgacgacgaggaCACGGTGACGCGGCTGGGCCCCGACGACACGCTGCCCGGCCCGGAGCTCAGCGCCGAGCCCGACGGGCCCCTGAGCGTCAACGTCTTCACGTCGGCGGAGGAGCTGGAGCGGGCGCAGCGCCTGGAGGAGCGCGAACGGATCCTGCGGGAGATTTGGCGCACCGGGCAGCCCGACCTGCTGGGCTCCGGCACCCTGGGGCCCGGCCCCACGGCCACTGGCACCCTGGGGCGCATGCACTATTACTGA